A DNA window from Schistocerca gregaria isolate iqSchGreg1 chromosome 2, iqSchGreg1.2, whole genome shotgun sequence contains the following coding sequences:
- the LOC126327862 gene encoding brachyurin-like isoform X3 — protein MNVLAVLLFATAVAVKALPQNATPLLSVTPMVKTLPLVPGHPEAADAGGRIVGGSAAYQGQFPHQAAVSMDSSYLCGGSLISTSAVLTAAHCVSGFSTWAVSLGGIRRSGSESGRVTISTRSTSVHSGYNANTLNNDIAVIFLGTNVQLNSYIALVNLPSRSQAGNSFEGQTATVSGWGLTADNGNTASTLQYTTLSVISNSLCQQYYGGVIVSSTLCATGSNRQSTCNGDSGGPMVIGSTGSYTLIGVVSFVSDAGCSSGDPSGYARVTSFLDWISSTAGVSIS, from the exons ACTTCTCAGTGTTACACCTATGGTGAAGACATTGCCACTAGTGC CTGGACACCCGGAGGCTGCGGACGCTGGAGGCCGCATCGTGGGTGGCAGTGCGGCCTATCAGGGCCAGTTCCCGCACCAGGCCGCCGTCTCCATGGACAGCTCCTACCTGTGCGGCGGCTCGCTCATCTCCACCTCTGCCGTCCTCACCGCGGCGCACTGCGTCTCCGG GTTCAGCACGTGGGCGGTGAGCCTGGGAGGCATCCGTCGCAGCGGCAGCGAGTCTGGCCGCGTCACCATCAGCACCAGGTCGACGTCGGTGCACTCCGGCTACAACGCCAATACGCTCAACAACGACATCGCCGTCATCTTCCTGGGCACCAACGTGCAGCTCAACA GTTACATCGCGCTGGTGAACCTGCCTTCTCGCTCACAGGCGGGCAACAGCTTCGAGGGCCAGACCGCTACGGTCAGCGGTTGGGGTCTGACTGCCGATA ACGGCAACACGGCCAGCACGCTGCAGTACACGACGCTGAGCGTCATCTCCAATTCGCTCTGCCAGCAGTACTACGGAGGCGTCATCGTCTCCTCAACACTCTGCGCCACCGGCTCCAACCGACAAAGCACCTGCAAC GGTGACAGCGGCGGCCCCATGGTGATCGGCTCGACGGGCAGCTACACCCTGATCGGCGTCGTCAGCTTCGTGTCGGACGCTGGTTGCTCGAGCGGCGACCCGTCCGGCTACGCCAGGGTCACCTCCTTCCTCGACTGGATCTCCAGCACCGCCGGCGTCAGCATCTCGTAA